Genomic DNA from Acidobacteriota bacterium:
GTGCACGCAAAGTCCTCAAGTAGTTGCGGCGTTCTGGTCGCCGAAATGCGAGCCGCCGAAGGCGCGAAACCGCCGCCCACATTAGCCAACGCTTGATGCCGGATAGCTTCGTACTGACGCCGATTGCCTCTTTGAACACGGCATCCGCGGTCGGACGTGGGAGCATTCCCGATTGATAGAGATAGTCGTGTACCGTGGCCGCCGCGTGGGCGGTGTCGCCGAATAGCGAGTACATGATGGGCAAGCGCAACACGCTGGCAAAATCCGTCTGGAAGCCAACCGGGACGGTAATCGTCCGATTTGCTACGTCAGAGGTATAGACGAGTGGTTTTGCCACCCGCCAAAGCCCCCGCCCACCGCCAAAGTCCGTATTGACGATTTCAGCCGACAAGTTCGTGAGAAAGTGAGCCATTATTTATAGTCCATATCCAGCAACGTATCCGTAGGGTTGGTGTCGCGTACTCCATAGTCTCCAACTGCGCCGTTTCGTACTCCGTCATCCCCTCCGGGAACTCCATCGCCAGGAGGGGGCGGCAATCCGATACGCGAGGTTGATACGAGCGTGGCCGACCAATTGAACAGGCCGCCAACGATAGAGACAGCACTAGCAATGGTAAGCATTTCCTCCATCGAGACATTGCCGAGAAGCCCGAACATTTGGCGATGGGGAGCAAGGCGCCGAAAAGCATTGCGAGTTTTGCGCCGCGCGCCTGGGCGTTCTTCCACGTATCCGCATTTGCGAGTTCCTTGCCAGCTTGTAGGGCGGTGAAA
This window encodes:
- a CDS encoding DUF1353 domain-containing protein; amino-acid sequence: MAHFLTNLSAEIVNTDFGGGRGLWRVAKPLVYTSDVANRTITVPVGFQTDFASVLRLPIMYSLFGDTAHAAATVHDYLYQSGMLPRPTADAVFKEAIGVSTKLSGIKRWLMWAAVSRLRRLAFRRPERRNYLRTLRARTFYVLPNRQTAGNC